One Lutra lutra chromosome 18, mLutLut1.2, whole genome shotgun sequence genomic window carries:
- the MMP25 gene encoding LOW QUALITY PROTEIN: matrix metalloproteinase-25 (The sequence of the model RefSeq protein was modified relative to this genomic sequence to represent the inferred CDS: inserted 1 base in 1 codon), translating into MLRLLALLLPLLPPSPVSAPEPSALDVSLGVDWLTRYGYLPPPHPAQAQLQSPAKLRDAIKVMQRFAGLPETGILDRVTVATMQRPRCSLPDVLGVAELVRRRRRRRRYALSNSKWEKRTLTWRVRSFPQNSALTAETVRTLMHHALSTWGIESGLRFQELVSQDPTEPDILIDFARAYHQDSYPFDGHGGTLAHAFFPGEHPISGDTHFDDEETWTYGSKDGEGTDLFAVAVHEFGHALGLGHSSAPNSIMRPFYQGPVGEPHKYRLSQDDREGLQQLYGKVPETPYDKPTRKPLAPAPPPPALPPDSPSLPVPDRCDGNFDAIANIRGEIFFFKGPWFWRLQPSGQLVSPRPARLHRFWEGLPAEVKVIQAAYARHPDGRILLFSGPQFWVFQDRQLEGAPRPLTELGLPAGEEVDAVFSWPLNGKTYLIXGRRYWRYDEAAARPDPGYPRDLSLWEGAPHAPDDVSVSNSGDTYFFKGAHYWRFPKGSVKAEPDSPQPMGPKWLDCPVPSAGPHAPRPPKATVEPGTCDCSCEINEASGRPSLSFLLSLLALLVGGIASP; encoded by the exons ATGCTCCGGCTCCTGGCgctgctgctcccgctgctgCCGCCGTCGCCGGTGAGCGCCCCGGAGCCCTCCGCGCTGGACGTGAGCTTGGGAGTG GACTGGCTGACCCGCTATGGCTATCTGccaccaccccaccctgcccaagCCCAGCTGCAGAGCCCTGCAAAGCTGAGGGATGCTATCAAGGTCATGCAGAGGTTTGCTGGCCTACCTGAGACAGGCATCCTGG ACCGCGTGACGGTGGCCACCATGCAGAGGCCCCGCTGCTCCCTGCCCGATGTGCTGGGGGTGGCTGAGCTGGTCAGGCGCCGCCGGCGCCGGCGCCGATACGCTCTGAGCAACAGCAAGTGGGAGAAGCGAACCCTAACATGGAG GGTTCGCTCCTTCCCCCAGAACTCAGCACTGACCGCGGAGACAGTGCGGACCCTCATGCACCATGCCCTGAGCACCTGGGGCATTGAGTCAGGCCTCAGATTCCAGGAGCTGGTTTCTCAGGACCCAACAGAGCCCGACATCCTCATCGACTTCGCCCGGGCATATCACCAGGACAGTTATCCCTTCGACGGGCACGGAGGTACCCTCGCCCACGCCTTCTTCCCCGGGGAGCATCCCATCTCTGGTGACACTCATTTTGATGATGAGGAGACCTGGACTTACGGCTCAAAAG atgGCGAGGGGACTGACCTGTTCGCTGTGGCTGTCCATGAGTTTGGCCACGCCCTGGGCCTGGGCCACTCCTCAGCACCCAACTCCATTATGAGGCCCTTCTACCAGGGCCCGGTTGGCGAACCCCACAAGTACCGCCTGTCCCAGGACGACCGCGAAGGCCTGCAGCAGCTCTACG GGAAGGTGCCCGAAACCCCCTACGATAAGCCCACAAGGAAACCCCTGGcccctgctcccccgccccctgccctgcctccggACAG CCCCTCTCTTCCCGTCCCCGACCGATGTGACGGCAATTTCGACGCCATTGCTAACATCCGTGGTGAGATATTCTTCTTCAAAG GCCCCTGGTTCTGGCGCCTGCAGCCCTCGGGCCAGCTGGTGTCCCCCCGGCCCGCGCGGCTCCACCGCTTCTGGGAGGGGCTGCCCGCGGAGGTGAAGGTCATCCAGGCCGCCTACGCCCGGCATCCCGACGGCCGCATCCTGCTGTTCAGCG gCCCCCAGTTCTGGGTGTTCCAGGACCGGCAGCTGGAGGGCGCCCCGCGGCCGCTCACCGAGCTGGGGCTGCCGGCGGGAGAGGAGGTGGACGCCGTGTTCTCGTGGCCGCTGAACGGGAAGACCTACCTGA CGGGCCGGCGCTACTGGCGCTACGACGAGGCGGCGGCGCGCCCAGACCCCGGCTACCCCCGCGACCTGAGTCTTTGGGAAGGGGCGCCTCACGCCCCGGACGATGTCAGCGTCAGCAACTCAG GTGACACCTACTTCTTCAAGGGCGCCCACTACTGGCGCTTTCCCAAGGGCAGCGTCAAGGCCGAGCCTGACTCCCCCCAGCCCATGGGCCCCAAGTGGCTGGACTGCCCGGTCCCCAGCGCCGGTCCACAtgcccccaggccccccaaaGCGACCGTGGAACCCGGGACCTGCGATTGCTCTTGCGAAATCAATGAGGCCTCAGGGAGGCCGTCGCTGTCCTTCCTGCTGTCCCTTCTGGCCCTGCTGGTGGGCGGCATCGCCTCCCCTTAA
- the IL32 gene encoding LOW QUALITY PROTEIN: interleukin-32 (The sequence of the model RefSeq protein was modified relative to this genomic sequence to represent the inferred CDS: inserted 1 base in 1 codon) — MRDYDLSCTGWWTFTVIIIRMNQKESTRSGLALRELEDGVNEVLLNTVDLNYQNDSQDSSPLLPEVPQELRSRLRRSPVIFLEDQDFKSQDPXESFSDRVLRCFQRLLGYLLQKWRALLAWLRRAVAAGMRALCRAVEAVWSTFQDFCSFTAQALRFTIQA, encoded by the exons ATGAGGGATTACGACTTGAGCTG CACCGGTTGGTGGACGTTTACTGTAATCATCATCAGAATGAACCAGAAGGAGAGTACCAG GAGTGGTTTAGCGCTGCGGGAGCTGGAG GACGGTGTCAACGAGGTCTTGCTCAACACCGTGGACCTGAACTACCAGAACGACAGT CAGGACTCCTCTCCGTTACTTCCTGAGGTGCCGCAGGAATTGCGGTCCAGGCTCCGGAGGTCGCCTGTCATTTTCCTTGAAGACCAGGACTTCAAGAGCCAGGATC GGGAGTCCTTCTCTGACAGGGTCCTGAGGTGTTTTCAGAGGCTGCTGGGCTACCTGCTGCAGAAGTGGCGAGCCCTGCTGGCTTGGTTACGGCGCGCCGTGGCCGCTGGCATGCGGGCCCTCTGCCGCGCGGTGGAGGCCGTCTGGAGCACGTTTCAGGATTTCTGTTCCTTCACGGCGCAGGCCCTGCGATTTACCATCCAGGCCTAG